The Cucurbita pepo subsp. pepo cultivar mu-cu-16 chromosome LG08, ASM280686v2, whole genome shotgun sequence genome contains a region encoding:
- the LOC111800398 gene encoding protein ARABIDILLO 1-like has product MNRRVRRKVSRKGKEKLILPSYLEIECEIADLDYKQTVDWTCLPDDTVIQLFSCLNYRDRANLSSTCRTWRVLGLSSCLWTSFDLRAHKIDAAMASSLASRCNNLQKLRFRGAESADAIILLLAKNLREISGDYCRKITDATLSAIAARHEALESLQLGPDFCERISSDAIKTIAICCPKLKKLRLSGIIDVNAEALNALSKHCPNLLDIGFIDCLNIDEMALGNVASVRFLSVAGTTNMKWGAVSHQWHKLPNLIGLDVSRTDIGPVAVSRLMSSSQSLKILCAFNCSVLEEDTSFTVSKYKGKLLLALFTDVVKEIASLFVDTTKKGENMLLDWRNLENKNKSLDEIMTWIEWILSHNLLRIAESNQHGLDNFWLNQGAALLLSLMQSSQEDVQERAATGLATFVVIDDENASIDSGRAEEVMRCGGIRLLLNLAKSWREGLQSEAAKAIANLSVNANVAKAVAEEGGIDILAGLARSMNRLVAEEAAGGLWNLSVGEEHKGAIAEAGGVRALVDLIFKWSSGGDGVLERAAGALANLAADDRCSTEVALAGGVHALVMLARTCKFEGVQEQAARALANLAAHGDSNTNNSAVGQEAGALEALVQLTHSPHEGVRQEAAGALWNLSFDDRNREAIAAAGGVEALVALAQSCSNASPGLQERAAGALWGLSVSEANSIAIGQQGGVAPLIALARSDAEDVHETAAGALWNLAFNPDNALRIVEEGGVPALVHLCYASVSKMARFMAALALAYMFDGRMDECALPGSSSEGLSKSVSLDGARRMALKNIEAFVQTFSDPQAFASAAASSAPAALVQVTERARIQEAGHLRCSGAEIGRFITMLRNPSPTLKACAAFALLQFTIPGGRHALHHASLMQNAGASRALRTAAAAATAPLQAKIFARIVLRNLEHHNIESSL; this is encoded by the exons ATGAATCGTAGGGTTCGTAGGAAGGTGAGTAGAAAAGGGAAGGAGAAGCTGATTTTGCCAAGCTACcttgaaattgaatgtgagATAGCTGATTTGGATTATAAACAGACAGTGGATTGGACTTGTTTGCCTGATGATACAGTCATTCAGctgttttcttgtttgaattatCGTGACCGGGCGAATTTGTCATCGACGTGTAGAACATGGAGAGTTCTTGGTTTATCTTCGTGCTTGTGGACTTCGTTTGATCTTCGAGCGCATAAGATTGATGCTGCAATGGCTTCTTCCCTTGCTTCTAGATGTAATAATCTTCAGAAGCTTAGGTTTCGTGGGGCAGAGTCGGCTGATGCgataattcttcttcttgcgAAGAATTTGCGTGAAATAAGCGGTGATTACTGTCGAAAAATTACTGATGCTACACTTTCTGCAATTGCAGCTCGACATGAGGCGCTTGAAAGCCTCCAGCTTGGGCCGGATTTCTGTGAGAGGATTAGTAGTGATGCTATAAAAACAATAGCCATTTGTTGTCCTAAGTTGAAAAAGCTTAGGCTTTCTGGAATTATAGATGTCAATGCTGAGGCTCTCAATGCTTTATCAAAGCATTGCCCAAATTTGCTCGATATTGGGTTCATCGATTGTTTGAATATAGATGAGATGGCCCTTGGAAATGTAGCATCGGTTCGTTTTCTTTCGGTTGCAGGTACCACAAATATGAAGTGGGGTGCGGTTTCACATCAGTGGCACAAGCTGCCTAATTTGATTGGTTTAGATGTCTCACGAACGGATATTGGTCCTGTTGCTGTATCAAGATTAATGTCGTCATCTCAGAGCTTGAAAATCTTGTGCGCCTTCAATTGTTCGGTTTTAGAAGAAGATACTAGCTTCACTGTCAGCAAatataaaggaaaattatTACTTGCCCTTTTCACCGATGTCGTGAAGGAAATAGCTTCTTTATTTGTCGATACTACAAAGAAAGGTGAAAATATGTTGTTAGATTGGAGAAATTTggagaataaaaataagagtTTGGACGAGATAATGACGTGGATCGAGTGGATATTATCTCATAATCTCCTGCGTATCGCTGAGAGCAATCAGCACGGTCTGGATAATTTTTGGCTTAATCAAGGAGCAGCATTATTACTTAGTTTGATGCAGAGTTCACAAGAAGATGTTCAAGAAAGGGCAGCAACAGGCCTTGCAACTTTTGTTGTCATCGATGACGAAAATGCTAGTATCGACTCTGGAAGGGCAGAAGAAGTTATGCGGTGCGGTGGAATACGTCTCCTCCTAAATTTGGCCAAGTCTTGGAGGGAAGGGCTCCAATCCGAGGCAGCAAAG GCCATAGCAAACTTGTCTGTTAACGCTAATGTTGCAAAGGCTGTAGCCGAAGAAGGCGGAATTGATATTCTTGCTGGTCTTGCAAGATCCATGAACAGGCTCGTTGCAGAAGAGGCTGCTGGAGGATTGTGGAATCTTTCGGTTGGCGAGGAACACAAG ggtGCGATTGCTGAGGCTGGCGGAGTAAGAGCTTTAGttgatttgatatttaaatggTCTTCTGGTGGTGATGGAGTTCTT GAACGTGCTGCGGGGGCACTAGCAAATTTGGCAGCTGACGATAGGTGTAGTACTGAAGTTGCTTTAGCCGGTGGCGTGCATGCTTTGGTGATGCTTGCTCGCACTTGCAAGTTCGAAGGAGTGCAAGAACAG gCAGCTCGGGCATTGGCAAATTTGGCTGCCCACGGTGATAGCAACACAAACAACTCTGCTGTTGGACAAGAGGCAGGTGCACTTGAAGCACTTGTCCAACTCACACATTCTCCTCATGAAGGTGTCAG GCAAGAAGCTGCTGGAGCCCTATGGAACTTATCATTTGATGACAGAAATAGAGAAGCGATTGCAGCTGCAGGCGGTGTCGAGGCATTG gttGCTCTAGCACAGTCTTGTTCAAACGCATCTCCGGGTCTTCAGGAAAGGGCAGCTGGTGCTCTGTGGGGATTGTCGGTTTCGGAAGCGAACAG CATTGCTATTGGTCAGCAAGGGGGCGTTGCACCGTTAATTGCTTTGGCACGCTCAGACGCCGAA GATGTTCACGAGACTGCTGCTGGAGCGCTTTGGAATCTTGCCTTTAACCCAGATAACGCCCTTCGCATTGTAGAGGAAGGCGGTGTTCCAGCCTTAGTTCATCTTTGTTATGCATCAGTTTCGAAAATGGCTCGCTTCATGGCTGCATTGGCGTTAGCTTACATGTTCGATGGAAG AATGGACGAATGTGCCTTACCAGGAAGCTCATCAGAAGGCCTTTCCAAGAGTGTGAGCTTAGATGGGGCTAGAAGGATGGCTTTAAAGAACATTGAAGCCTTTGTCCAAACCTTTTCAGACCCACAAGCATTCGCCTCTGCTGCTGCATCCTCGGCACCCGCAGCGTTGGTTCAAGTAACAGAACGAGCTCGTATTCAAGAAGCGGGTCATCTTCGATGCAG TGGAGCTGAAATTGGAAGATTTATTACAATGCTTCGAAATCCATCACCTACACTAAAAGCATGTGCAGCATTTGCTCTTTTACAG TTTACGATCCCGGGGGGTCGGCATGCCTTACACCACGCAAGCCTTATGCAGAATGCAGGAGCATCGAGAGCCCTGCGTACGGCAGCTGCAGCAGCAACTGCTCCATTGCAAGCCAAGATCTTTGCTAGAATTGTTCTTAGAAACTTAGAGCATCACAACATTGAATCTTCCCTTTAA